TTTTTCGAGTTGTGTCACTTTTTGCTCCAACTCCTTTGTGCATCCCGAGAAGGTAATGCCTAAAAAAAGGATAAACCCGATTTTGGTAAATTTGATTTTCATGAGAATAAAATTAATGGTTAATAAAATTCAAAAACCGGCAGGAACACTTTAAGTCACGACAAGATTACGACCCTTATCTTTTGCCACATAGAGATTTTCATCGGCTTTGCCAATCAATTTTTCATAATTATCAATATCATCCGATTGAGCGATGCCAATACTAATTGTTAATGTGAGATTCGGGTGAATGCTCTTCCAATCGTAGGTTTCAACGGATTGTCTAATTTTTTCGCAGACAATATACGCATTTTCTTTAATGGTTTCAGGCATCACGAGTACAAACTCCTCACCGCCATATCTTGCAACGACATCCGAAATACGTGAATTCTTTTTGAATATTTGTGCAACTTCACGAAGCACACGATCTCCAACTTGATGCGAAAATCGATCATTTACTTTTTTAAAGTAATCGATATCAGCCATTGCTACCGAAAGGGGTCGATCATATCGTTTTGCACGCTCAAATTCAATTGAGAGGTATTTGTCAAGATAGCGGCGATTGTATAGACTTGTGAGGGAATCTTCTTTCGATTGCTTTTCAAGTGCTTCTGATTGTTCACGGACTTGCTTTAGAAGTAATGTTTTTTGCTGATCTGAATCTTTTAGCCGGCGCATTGTTTCTTGCAACATCGCATTCGCTTGGACCAATTCAATGTTTTTTAAACGATAAATCTCTGCTTCCTTTTGGGATCGTTCGGTTTCAAGTTGAACAAAATGGGTTTTCATTTTCCGATCCGATTCGCGACTAAAAATCTCTTCGTTGACTTTATGATACTGTTTGAAGTGCATCAGTGCAGAAGCAATGTTGTTCTCGAATTCATAACATTGAGAAAGTGCAAGATGTGCTTCAGCAATCCATTCCTTGGCTTTCATTTCAACCGCAATGGACATCCCTAAATGAATTTCACTAAATGCTTCGTCAATACTCTTTTTAGACAAGAGCAACCTACCATAACGAATAAGGGTCGCTGCTTCATTGAACCGATTTCGCACAAGGCGGGCATAAACCAAACTTTGGGAATAACACTGCTCTGCCTTTTCAACATCCCCACCAATTTGGTATAACTCCCCAAGATTAGAAAGGGTGATTCCCATCCCCCTTTGATCGTTTACACTTTGCAGGATTTCGAAACTTCTGAGATAGTAATCAATGGCTTTTTCGTCTTCTCCAAGCTTTTGATATGCTGTTCCAATGAGGTTCAAGGTAAAGGCTTTGCTCTTCTCGTGTCCTAATTCCTGCTTGATTTTCAGACTTTGAAAATAAAATTCAAGCGCTTTGTGATAATCGCCCAAAGCCTGATGTACCGAGCCGATGTCATTAATTGAATAGGCAAGACCTAAACGATCTTTTTGTTCTTCTTTTAACTTGATGCTTTTGGTAAAATAATCAAGAGCAAACGCATAATCGCCCAACCGGAAATAGCAATTGCCAATCCAATTGAGCACATGAGATTTATAATAATTATCTTGGAGGGATTCAAAATGCGGCACAAGTTCTAAAAGACGGGATAAGGCACTATTGTAATTTCCAATGAGATAGTAACAAGCACTTTCAAGAAACGAGGCCAATGCGGAAAGTCTTTCATCTTTTAAACCTGTTGCGATTTCAGAGGCCTCTTTGGCCAAATCCAAAGAATACTCCGCACTCTCTTCTTTCAGTTCCCACCCCAGTTGGAACAACGTCATAGCCCTTTCCTCAGGTGTTGAGGAATCTTTAAGGCGTGATTCTAAATTAGAGACCTTTGTTTTCATTCCGTATATGGATGATCATGCATTAAATTAATGAAATATTAACGCAATTCATCACACTTTTTGGTTCTTTTCCTTTGGAAAGATTGAATTACACCACCAAAAATGCAAAACCGCATTAGGCGGTTTTGCATAGTGAAAGGTCGGATTCGATATAAGGGTTGACATCCAAACTTCTGCCAAGTACAGTAGCTAAAGGCTTCAGTTCTTCTAAAAGCTTTGTAAACTTTTTTGGTTTCAAAGATTGAGGTCCATCTGAAAGGGCAATTTCTGGTTTCGGATGAATTTCAACGATAAGCCCATCTGCCCCTGCCGCAATTGCCGCTTTTGACATTGGATTCACATATTCCCACAATCCGGTTCCGTGTGAGGGATCTGCGATTATTGGAAGATGAGAAAGATGTTTGACCACCGGAATACAACTAAGATCCATTGTGTTTCGGGTGTATGTTTCGAAAGTTCTGATTCCACGTTCGCAAAGAATTACATTTGGATTGCCATTTGAGACAATGTATTCTGCTGCCATTAAGAATTCTTCAATGGTTGCAGAGAGTCCTCTTTTTAAGAGTACAGGATTTTTGTATTTAGCTGCTTTTTCGAGTAAAGAGAAATTTTGCATATTTCTGGCACCAATTTGAATGATATCGGTGTGTTCAGCAACTTCGGCTAAGCTATCGGTATCTTTGGCTTCAGTTACCACCAAAAGTCCATACTTTTCAGCAGCTTCTTTAAGTATAGCAAGACCTTTTTCTTTCAAGCCTTGAAAAGCATATGGAGATGTTCTCGGTTTATAAGCACCGCCACGCATAATTTTCACGTTCGTTTGTTTAAGAATATCGGCAACTTCATCAATTTGCTCGCGGCTTTCAACTGAACAAGGTCCGGCAGCAATGTGCAATTCGTTTCCACCAATTTCAATTCCACCAACTTGAATTATCGTATCTTCGGGTTTCACCTCTCGACTTACCAATTTGAAAGGCTTTGTAATTCTAACTGCATCAATGACTCCGGGCAA
This DNA window, taken from Chloroherpetonaceae bacterium, encodes the following:
- the aroF gene encoding 3-deoxy-7-phosphoheptulonate synthase, yielding MLIIMDIHATEEQIAIVGERVKAMGFVPNRINGAERNAIAVTGNKGAIERGNFLSLPGVIDAVRITKPFKLVSREVKPEDTIIQVGGIEIGGNELHIAAGPCSVESREQIDEVADILKQTNVKIMRGGAYKPRTSPYAFQGLKEKGLAILKEAAEKYGLLVVTEAKDTDSLAEVAEHTDIIQIGARNMQNFSLLEKAAKYKNPVLLKRGLSATIEEFLMAAEYIVSNGNPNVILCERGIRTFETYTRNTMDLSCIPVVKHLSHLPIIADPSHGTGLWEYVNPMSKAAIAAGADGLIVEIHPKPEIALSDGPQSLKPKKFTKLLEELKPLATVLGRSLDVNPYIESDLSLCKTA
- a CDS encoding diguanylate cyclase, with translation MKTKVSNLESRLKDSSTPEERAMTLFQLGWELKEESAEYSLDLAKEASEIATGLKDERLSALASFLESACYYLIGNYNSALSRLLELVPHFESLQDNYYKSHVLNWIGNCYFRLGDYAFALDYFTKSIKLKEEQKDRLGLAYSINDIGSVHQALGDYHKALEFYFQSLKIKQELGHEKSKAFTLNLIGTAYQKLGEDEKAIDYYLRSFEILQSVNDQRGMGITLSNLGELYQIGGDVEKAEQCYSQSLVYARLVRNRFNEAATLIRYGRLLLSKKSIDEAFSEIHLGMSIAVEMKAKEWIAEAHLALSQCYEFENNIASALMHFKQYHKVNEEIFSRESDRKMKTHFVQLETERSQKEAEIYRLKNIELVQANAMLQETMRRLKDSDQQKTLLLKQVREQSEALEKQSKEDSLTSLYNRRYLDKYLSIEFERAKRYDRPLSVAMADIDYFKKVNDRFSHQVGDRVLREVAQIFKKNSRISDVVARYGGEEFVLVMPETIKENAYIVCEKIRQSVETYDWKSIHPNLTLTISIGIAQSDDIDNYEKLIGKADENLYVAKDKGRNLVVT